A region of Eschrichtius robustus isolate mEscRob2 chromosome 19, mEscRob2.pri, whole genome shotgun sequence DNA encodes the following proteins:
- the LOC137753572 gene encoding ras-related protein Rab-11A — MGTRDDEYDYLFKVVLIGDSGVGKSNLLSRFTRNEFNLESKSTIGVEFATRSIQVDGKTIKAQIWDTAGQERYRAITSAYYRGAVGALLVYDIAKHLTYENVERWLKELRDHADSNIVIMLVGNKSDLRHLRAVPTDEARAFAEKNGLSFIETSALDSTNVEAAFQTILTEIYRIVSQKQMSDRRENDMSPSNNVVPIHVPPTTENKPKVQCCQNI; from the coding sequence ATGGGCACCCGCGACGACGAGTACGACTACCTCTTCAAAGTTGTCCTTATCGGAGATTCTGGTGTTGGAAAGAGTAACCTCCTGTCTCGATTTACTCGAAATGAGTTTAATCTTGAAAGCAAGAGCACCATTGGAGTAGAGTTTGCAACAAGAAGCATCCAGGTTGATGGGAAAACAATAAAAGCACAGATATGGGACACGGCAGGGCAAGAGCGATACCGAGCTATAACATCAGCATACTATCGTGGAGCTGTAGGTGCCTTATTGGTTTATGACATTGCTAAACATCTCACATATGAAAATGTAGAGCGATGGCTGAAAGAACTGAGAGATCATGCTGATAGTAACATTGTTATCATGCTTGTGGGCAATAAGAGTGATTTGCGCCATCTCAGGGCGGTTCCTACAGATGAAGCAAGAGCTTTTGCAGAAAAGAATGGTTTGTCATTCATTGAGACATCTGCTCTAGACTCTACAAATGTAGAAGCTGCTTTTCAGACAATCTTGACAGAGATATACCGCATTGTTTCCCAGAAGCAAATGTCAGACAGACGTGAAAATGACATGTCTCCAAGCAACAATGTGGTTCCTATTCATGTTCCACCAACCACTGAAAACAAGCCAAAGGTGCAGTGCTGTCAGAACATATAA